One genomic window of Solanum dulcamara chromosome 12, daSolDulc1.2, whole genome shotgun sequence includes the following:
- the LOC129876775 gene encoding peroxidase A2-like, which yields MASSYSSSFNFSVIICILLLVLSLFFKSHAQLNSNFYDDKCPNVSNIVRCVIQQALQSDARIGASLVRLHFHDCFVNGCDASILLDNNATTNIKSEKDATPNVNSLRGFDVVDNIKVAVENCCPGVVSCADILALAAESSISLAGGPSWNVLLGRRDSRRANQRGANTSIPSPFEGINNITTKFSVVGLNITNLVALSGAHTFGRSQCRLFRERLYNFNGTGNPDPTLNTTYLAKLMQICPQNGSNTALANLDLTTPNLFDNNYFTNLQNKNGLLESDQKLFSANGASEISNIVKIFSRDQNVFFQSFVESMINMGNISPLTGTNGEIRLDCKRVN from the exons atggcttcttcttattcttcatCTTTTAATTTCTCAGTAATTATATGCATTTTGCTTCTAGTTTTGAGCCTTTTCTTTAAATCACATGCTCAGTTAAATTCCAATTTTTATGATGATAAATGTCCAAATGTTTCGAATATTGTTCGATGTGTAATTCAACAAGCTTTGCAATCTGATGCACGTATTGGTGCTAGCCTCGTTCGACTTCATTTTCATGATTGCTTTGTTAAT GGATGTGATGCATCAATATTGTTGGATAATAATGCAACTACAAATATAAAAAGTGAGAAAGATGCAACTCCAAATGTTAATTCCTTAAGgggttttgatgttgttgacaACATTAAGGTTGCTGTTGAGAATTGTTGCCCTGGTGTTGTCTCTTGTGCTGATATTCTTGCTCTTGCTGCTGAATCCTCTATTTCTCTG GCAGGTGGTCCTTCATGGAATGTGTTATTAGGGAGAAGAGACAGCAGAAGAGCAAATCAAAGAGGAGCTAATACTTCTATTCCTTCTCCTTTTGAAGGCATAAATAATATTACTACAAAGTTTTCTGTTGTTGGCCTTAACATTACTAATCTAGTGGCGTTATCAG GTGCTCACACATTTGGACGTTCCCAATGTCGTTTATTTCGTGAGAGGCTTTACAATTTTAATGGCACTGGAAATCCTGATCCCACATTAAACACTACTTATTTAGCCAAATTAATGCAAATATGTCCACAAAATGGAAGTAACACTGCTTTGGCTAATCTTGATCTCACAACTCCAAATCTATTTGATAACAATTATTTTACAAATTTGCAGAATAAAAATGGTCTTTTGGAGTCagatcaaaaattattttcagcAAATGGTGCATCAGAAATTTCCAATATTGTTAAAATATTTAGCAGGGACCAAAATGTCTTTTTTCAGAGCTTTGTGGAGTCAATGATTAATATGGGAAATATTAGTCCATTAACAGGGACTAATGGAGAAATTAGATTAGATTGTAAGAGAGTCAATTAA
- the LOC129877052 gene encoding uncharacterized protein LOC129877052, with product MGDSTPNTMNLDLNLGPVESPTDDSEPVPATFPIEEMNLEDLLDGYRFREVVRQRRSRWRSALRNIPVPAEARSIAMEFIGRSESQTDDVVTEERPSEVENTCDNNNGYSHDEILGKKEDSEKGNSEEGGSFFDCNICLDLSKEPVVTCCGHLFCWPCLYRWLHLHSDAKECPVCKGEVTMKNVIPIYGRGTNVREPEEDSTLKIPHRPQARRVESWRQTIQRTAFTIPMEEMIRRLGSRFDLSQLQQQNSEGSHELPERSSSLLNRILTSRGRREQNPVLPSDDVVDLTQTSPTNSDVWETRRLSSLLLRRSNSHRAANYANLASAFGSGGRLVEPYFRSNTVERNQEQPLPVEDRDSVSSIAAVIHSESQTVDTAAEIDSRVSLSTSSSRRRNDASRISDVDSGDSRAPRRRRLN from the coding sequence ATGGGGGATAGTACACCCAATACAATGAATCTTGATCTGAATTTGGGACCTGTTGAAAGTCCTACTGATGATTCTGAGCCTGTTCCTGCAACATTTCCCATTGAAGAAATGAATTTAGAGGACCTGTTAGATGGTTATCGATTTAGGGAAGTTGTTAGGCAAAGGAGGAGCAGATGGCGGTCAGCTTTGAGAAACATTCCTGTCCCTGCAGAAGCTAGAAGTATTGCGATGGAATTCATTGGTAGGAGTGAATCACAAACAGATGATGTTGTTACTGAGGAGAGACCCTCGGAAGTGGAAAATACATGTGATAACAATAATGGGTATTCACATGATGAGATTCTGGGGAAAAAAGAAGACAGTGAAAAGGGTAATAGTGAGGAAGGGGGAAGCTTCTTTGATTGCAATATATGCCTGGACTTGTCGAAAGAACCTGTTGTGACTTGTTGTGGTCACTTGTTTTGTTGGCCATGTCTTTATCGGTGGTTACATCTCCATTCGGATGCAAAGGAATGTCCTGTTTGTAAAGGGGAAGTGACTATGAAGAATGTAATCCCAATTTATGGACGTGGAACTAATGTACGGGAGCCTGAAGAAGATTCAACTCTGAAAATCCCTCATAGGCCTCAAGCAAGGCGTGTTGAGAGCTGGAGGCAGACTATTCAAAGGACAGCATTCACCATTCCAATGGAAGAAATGATTCGCCGTCTTGGCAGTAGATTTGATTTGTCTCAGCTACAACAGCAGAATTCCGAAGGTTCTCATGAATTACCTGAGCGAAGCAGCTCACTGCTCAACCGTATTCTTACTTCCAGGGGACGCAGAGAACAGAATCCTGTTCTGCCTTCTGATGATGTGGTTGACTTGACACAGACCAGTCCAACTAACTCTGATGTGTGGGAAACCCGTCGTCTTTCTTCTCTGTTACTCCGTAGATCGAATTCACATCGAGCTGCTAATTATGCCAATCTTGCTTCTGCCTTTGGTTCTGGTGGAAGGCTGGTTGAGCCATACTTCCGTAGTAACACTGTGGAGAGAAATCAGGAGCAGCCTCTACCAGTTGAAGATAGAGATTCAGTTTCGAGCATTGCTGCTGTTATACACTCAGAGAGTCAAACAGTGGATACTGCTGCTGAAATAGATTCTAGGGTGTCCCTTTCTACATCATCTTCCAGAAGAAGAAATGATGCTTCCAGAATTTCAGACGTGGATAGTGGAGATTCACGTGCACCTAGGAGGAGGAGGCTAAACTGA